The segment CAGTCGTTATCTACTACAAAGATTGGACAAATCAGTTAATAACAGGACTGACCGGCATTGCTCAAGAATTGGGTGCGCCTCCTGTAACGGCAGGAAGCATTTTTCTAGCAGGAGTTCAAATATTTGAAACTCTTCTGGATAGTCTAACTGTAAACGTTGCCAAATCACTTGGCATAATCATCATTGCCATAGCAATTTGCATAACTTTCTCACTAATCGCCGCTCAAGTTATTTTAGTAAAATGTGAAGCGTACATCATATTGAATGCGGGAATTATTTTACTCGGATTCAGTGGTTCAAAGATCACCAAAGATTACGCAATAAATTTCATTAAATACGCTTTTTCAGTCTCCGTAAAACTATTTGTAATGCAACTTCTGCTTGCTCTCAGCATCGATTTTATCACCGAATTCAGAAACACCGGAGCAAGTTTTGACCGAGTTCTAGTCGTACTCGGTGCTTCAATTGTTATCCTAGCCTTATCCATGTCTATTCCCGACATAATTTCCGGACTCATCAACGGACCTTTAGCCTCATCTGGAGGCTATCTTACATCTTCTGTCTCGGCAGTTAGCACCGGAGTCATGGCCGCAACTCAAGGCATGCGGGGAATGGCAGGAGGTGCTGTTGATGCAAAACGCGGAGTGGATGCCATTCGCGAGGCAAGCTCTTTCGCAGACTCAGCTGGAATGAGTGGATTTGGAAAACTCGGTCATATGGCCTCCACAGGAGTCAATGCCATGAGAGACAACCTATCCCCGACCAAAACAAGCGGAGTCCGTAGCAGTGTGAAAACACAACATGAAACATTCAAAATGGAACAGGATAGTCAGAATTCCAAAAATGGAGGCAAATCCTAACAATGCCTACTTACAAAAATACCTTATATTCAGTTCCTAAAGCTGTAGCCAACCGCTTAGCCATCTCAATAGAAATAGAACGCTTTCCGTTCTCAATTTCTGAAATATGGTGCTGCTTAGCCCCTATCTTTTCTGCAAGCTGCTTCTGGGTAAGCTCTTCCCTGAGTCTAAGTCCACGCACGGTATCTCCGCTGTGGTGGTCGGGAAAGACCTCATCAAAGCTATATACCTTTTCTCCGTCTTTATTAACGTTTTCAACAGGTATTTCAGCCAGATCAAGAATACTTTTCAACGCAGCATACAACTTTGCAGCACTCGCTTCAGGAACCTTTATACAGAATTCAGCAAATCCTTTTGTAGTCTGCTTTCTCGTGAGTTCCAACATAACGCACCTCTATAATTTTAATTTCATTATCAACGACAGTCCAAACAGCCACATATCGAGGTTTTCCCTTATTCAAATGGCAATGGTAGCTCTCGCTTTTACCTTTAATCTTTCCATAGTTAGGCCAACTGGATCTGACTGGGCCAATCTTAGTCAACTCATCAAGCAAAGCTTCAAAGATTTTAACATATTTCTTGGGGAGTTTTCCCATCTGTTTTCTGACCTTTGCAGTCATGATTGTTGTCCATTTCATAAATCAGAATATACCTAAAAAAGGTATATTTGCCAACTTTATTTTTCAATTTTTTCTCATTTTAAACTTGGAGTTTTAGCATGTCAGATAACAACGCAGAATCACCCTATATAGCCGCCAAAGAAGAATGGTTTGAGCGATACGGCAGTTATATAAAAAGCCGTAACCAGTGGAGAACAGCCGCGCTAGGTCTTATCGCCATTTCTATTCTCTGCCTGACTGGAAACATCATCCAAATCACGCAAAACAAAGTCATTCCTTATGTGGTTGAAGTAGACAAACTCGGCCACTCTGTTGCGGTTAAACGCGCAGATTCTACGGTCAATGTATCCGACCGGATCATACAAGCGGAAATTGCAAATCTAATTGTTAACTGGAGGACAGTGACAGCAGATATCGGCCTTCAAAAAAAGATGGTCACTAAAATGTCTTCGTTTGTAACCGGAGCGGCTCGCGGTGCAACCCGCAGTTGGTACGAAGCCAACAACCCATATGAACGAGGTCAAAAAACTCTCGTTGAAGTCGATATCAAAGGCATCCCTCTTCCTGTCAGCAGTGAAAGCTGGCGCATCGAATGGTTGGAAACAATCCGCAACCATTCCGGTGTGGCCATGTCCAGCACCAAATATGAAGCGACTCTCAAGGTTCGCATTTCTTCCCCAACAACAGACAGCCAAATTATCAGGAATCCTGCCGGTGTTTATATCACCGAATTGTCCTGGGCAAAACTTCTTGAGCAATAGGAGCCGTAATGAACCGAATTATTTTCATATCATTTTGCCTTGTTCTACTAACTTGTAATTCTGTCTCAGCAGCAACTGAGACGGACCAACAAGGGTTAGTAAATAAGGTATTTGCCCAGCACAATCCTGCACCTGAAAAAGATTCAGGTGGAAATGTAGAAATTGCGATAAGCCAACCCGCTCCAGACTATATTAGTAAGACTGACGTTCGTCTGAACAGTAAAGAATGGAAGGCATTAAAACTCTCTAAGGAGTGGATTAATCGCAAAGTAAACCCAATCATGCATAGCAACGGCAAGATCGTTTATGTTTTTGGAGCTACTCTGCCAACCATAATTTGTTCCCCTCTTATGGCTTCTGATCTTGAGTTTCAGTCCGGTGAAAACGTCAATGACGTCATCATCGGAGACACTGCCCGATGGATTGTTGTTGTAGCTCAGTCCGGTCTTTCAGGACGGGAAAGCACTCACCTCGTTATTAAGCCGCTTGATGCAGGGCTTGTAACGACAGCTGTTATCACGACTGACCGCAGAACTTACCATCTTAAGCTTGTCTCCCGCCGCAAGGGATACACTCCATATGTCGCGTTCATTTATCCTGAAGATCAGGAAAAAATACTTAAAGCCAGCCTCAAGAAAAAACGCCGCAAAGAGTCTTGGAAAAGTACAGAAATAGAAGGAAAACCCACGGATCTATCCGCGCTTGATTTTGGCTACTCCATAACAGGAGATGAAGCCAGTTGGAAGCCGATGCGAGTCTACAATGACGGCATCAGAACTTTTATTCAGCTTCCCAGAACATCCACTCAGACTGAAATTCCCGTTCTGCTTGTCGAGAAAGCCGGAGAAGAAGCGATCGTCAATTACAGGGTCAAAGGTAACGCCATGATCGTGGACGAGATCTTTGAAAAAGCAATTCTAGTGGCCGGCACCGGCATGGATCAGGAAAAAGTTGAAATCAAAAGATTGGAAGGCTCCAAATGAGAAATTTAATTATTCTGCTTCTACTGACCATTCCCTTCACAGGCTGCACTGCTTTCAAAATTATGAAGAAGCATGTGACAATCGCAGAACAAACTGCGCCCATGTACGAAGAACACGAAGTTGAGCCTTTGGTTGAAGAAGCCGCGCTCAAAGTTGCAACGCACTACCCTCCCGGCAGAACGGTTTTTCACATGAATGTTTCAGACAATCCTTTCGGAAACCAGTTTGAAAACAATCTGCGTGGCCAAGGATTTCAATTCAGCCCCAAAACCACCGATCCTAATGTCCTGAATGTGAATCAGGTGTTCGACGCCATAGGCAACAGCACCATGTACTACCTTTATATCCAGTCTTCTGACGGCTGGTCATTTGGGCAGGTCTACAATCTTACATTTGAAGGCTTTCAAAAAGCCGGACTCCTTACCCAGACACCCGCCTTTTTTGAATTTGTCGGTGACGATTCTCAGCAAGTGGAATCACCACTCAATGAAAATTGGTCCATTGTTCCCGGTGGACTTAAGAATCAGCTCAAACGCTGGGCAGGCAGGGCAGAATATCAGCTCGTCTGGAAAGCCGGTCACGACTTCCAGATGCAAGCTCACGCCACTTTCAGAGACACATTTCCAAGAGCGGTTAAACGGATGTTTTCCAGAATGCACGCCGGCGGAAATTCCCTGCGCGTAACCATCTATCAAGCAAATAAAGTCATTGAAGTTTGCGAGGATTAGCAATGAAACATTTTATATTATTCATTCTCATTATGTCTCTTTGCAGCTGCGGAGGCTTTAAACCTTCCCCTCAAGAAAGGTCTGTGAAAAGCAGAGCTGCGGCAATGGATTATGCGACCAAAAAGAAAACGGTCAGAGTTGTTCATGCTCCATATCTAGGAGCTATTCCGGTTGAACTGGATGAACATAGATTGCCGGCAGTATTTGCCAGACGGATTACACTGCATGCTTCCGGCAGTGCTTCAGAACTGGCCAAACAAATTAATGAACTTGTTCCCGTCCGCATTGAGGTCGAAAACAGCGGTTCAGCGTCTAATGAAGAAGGCAAACAAGCCGCAAATATAATGAAGTTGAATTATGACGGTAAGCTCAAAGGATTGCTTGATTCTCTGTGTGAATACTTCGGCATGGGCTGGGAATTTGATGATTTAACTTCCAAGGTTGAAATCACGCGCTTTCAGACCAAATCATTCAGCCTTGCCGTTGCTCCCGGCAACATTTCTTACGAATCCATCATTACCAACAAATCACAAACTTCCGGAGGTTCTGCGGACTCAAGCAGTATTGAAGGTGTCGGACAAACCTCAAAGACTTCAGACAGCACCAGCCAAACTTCGCAGACCAACAAAGCCACCTTTGTGGGCGATGTATGGGAAGACACATCCAAGGCCATTTCAACAATGCTTTCAAAAGACGGCCAAGTTGTAGTCAATCAGGCTGCCGGCATGGTCACAGTGACTGATACTTCTACAGCTCTGCGCAGGGTCAGCAAATATATCAAATCTCTGAACATCAAAATGGGCAGGCAGGTTGCTTTGGCCGTTAAAGTCTGGGCTCTGGAATTAAACCATAATGCGGATGCCGGATTCAATCTCGAAACAGCTCTGCAAGCCGGACAAGCAAGTCTCGGGCTTATGGGCGGCCAGCCATACAATACCATTTCCGGAGCAGGAACTCTGACTGCGGCTATTCTTGACGGTTCATGGAAGGACTCAAAACTTGTTCTCAGAGCTTTAAAGCAAAATGGACGCACCACTCTGCTTACTTCCGGATCAGGTATTGTCATGAATAATCAGGCTCTACCTGTTCAGGTTGTTAAGCGTGATTCCTACCTTGCCGGCATGAGCAGCAGCCGTGACAACCAGTCTGTTCAAACCTCAGAACTCACCCCCGGTGAAGTTTCTACCGGATTTTCCATGACGGTTATTCCTCACATTATGAATAATCGAAAAGCAATCCTTCAATACAACATCAATCTTTCATCACTTGATTCTCTTACCGAATTTTCAACAGGAGATATGAAAGTTCAGCTCCCTGAGGTTTCCACTCGCAGTTTCAGCCAGCGCGTAACCATGAAATGCGGACAGACTCTAATTTTGGCCGGTTTTGAACAGGAAACTAATCAGGAATCAAAAGGGTTAGGAATCACTTCCGGCGGGAACAGTCAGAAATACGGAAAGAGCCTCATCATAATCACCATTGAAATGGAAAGTGCGGGAGTCTAATCATGCACACAATAAGGATTAAGAAAAAACAATATGCTGTCGGTTTCTGGTGGCAAATTCTGGATGGAAAAGGCGGCAAAAAGCTACTCATGGAGCAGGCGAGAAAAGTAGCAACTGACTTTTCTGACCGGGAATACAACTATGTAATTGCCAGAAAACAGCAGTTCGGACTCAGTTCAGACTCGGCAAAACTAAATAGAATTCCTTCCTTAGCATGCGCCTTGGTGGAACGATCCAGATCTACTTGGATCGGAATGTTCTGCTTAAGTGATGAAGAAAATCTGTGGTGGGTCTGCGCTGTCAGCAAAAAGACAATTGTTGCTGAAGGCGATCAGTTTTTCAATTCCAGAGAAGAAACTGAAGCTCACTTAAAGAGTCTGAAAACAATGTCGGACTGGGAAAAGAATGAGTTCATCTGCGAAACATTCGGAGACACGCTCAAACACTTTGATGGTCTCATTAAGCCTTCAGAACGAGTCCAGCCACTCTATCCTCAGAAAAATAACGGAAAACTTCTTATACTCGCTGCCGCAGTAGTTCTTACCGTTGCTGGCTTTATTTTTTGGAATGACTACCAAGCCGATCAGCTTGCAGAGCAACAAAGAATCGCGGCTATTAAGGCCCGGACGGAAGCTGAAAAGAATAAAGCTAATTTTAACTCTGATCCCGGCAAGTATTTCACAATGCCGTGGAAAATATCCCCGATGCCTTTAAAATTTGCAGAACCGTTTCTAAAGGCAATGCGAAACACAGAGCCATTCAATAACGGCTGGAAACTGGAAACCATAACCCGCAATGACAAGGGTATTTATATGGCGTGGTCGCATCAGGATGGTGCGGAATTCACCAACCGACCAGGCAACTCATCCTTTGGATCGCGGCCAGATTTGGCAGAAATAAACATAGACTACCCCAAAGGATTAATCCGCCCTGAACAAAAACTGATTAATAAAACTGACGCAACAGCTCACCTTTATGAACTGACTCGTACCCTTGGCGCAAAATTAAATCTTACTTGGAAATCTCCTGAAATAAAGAAGAAAAACAATAAATTCCTGAATAAGCCGTTTGAAATTATTGCTCCATGGATCAAAGGAGAGTGGAAACTTTCCGGCCTTCCTGCCGGCTCTGCAATTTCTGACTTCCTGTTTATTCAGATGGATTCAATCCCCTGTCTGGTGATCTCTGAGATCTCTTTCACTAGAAACCAGTGCTCAATGGAGGGTCAAATTTATGCCAAATATTAAGAAGTTAAAAGGTAGCCGGCTCATTTGGATCTGCGCCTTCATATTAATCGCAGTCATAGCCGGTGCCGGGACCATCATGTTCAACAGCTACAAAATGCAAGCAGACACAAATGTTGTTGATGAACTTGTGGTTTTCAATGCCACACAATCCAACATGACCGCTTTTAATAGAAATAAGACCAGCGCATTCACCCAAAGTTCAAACGGAACTTTTGAGACCGGAATTTCTACAGGAAATTCCAGCAGCACAGACGCGGCTTCGACTTCTTTTTTTGAAGCACTTTCAAATGGAACGACTGAAATATCAGCTCAAACGGAAGAATCGCGCGTTGATCTGAATATGAATAATCCAATTGGCAACTCAACTAATCACTCAATTGGTAATTCAACCAATGAAAACAAAAAAAACAAGTCTTCAGAAACGAGAATTACTCCCCTCAGCTATTTCACCTCGCTGAGATCTCACCTCGAACTGAAGAAACTTGAAGTCGCGATAGCAGAGCAGGAACAAAAGCTGATCAAGCTTCATACTCCTGATCCTGCTGTGATTAAAGCTATTCAGCAAACACCAGCTAGAAAAAAACAATATCGCCCGGTATGGCCGAAGATCATTTCTATTCAAGGAGTGGACGGAAGGCTTTCGGCTACCCTTTCCAGTTCTGCCGGAGTCCAGACAGTGAAAACAGGAAGTAATGCCGGCCCCGGCAAAGTTGCTTCAATAACCCCTTCAACAGTTCTGATCCGTTTTAACGGCAAGAACGTTCCCTTGAAATTCAAGGAGTAAACCATGACCAACAACGAAATACCTAAAGAGCTTCAGGAACGTGTGCTGCTTCTAAACGGCATTATATACATCTCAGCTGAGGTGGCAGACGATGCAGTTTTGATGTCTTTTCTGAGCTATGCGGCACGCAAAGGTTTCAAAGAAACGAAAAGACTTGAAGCTGAAGAATTCCAGAAAATGCGTAAGAAAAATATCACTAAAGCTGAAACCAAGAGCGACATTCAAGATCTCGCAGTTCAGATTATTGCTGATGCTTACGTGCAAGGCGCGTCTGATATTCACATCGGCGATTACGGCCCGTTTGCCTCCATCCAGTTCAGAAAATTGGGAATGTTGCAGAACTACAAGCAGCTAATGGGAGAAATTGGCAGAAAAGTAATTGTTGCAATGTATCAAACCATGTCCAACAGCGCAGATACCACATTTGTCGCGAAAGAAAGACAGGACGGCAGGATTGTAAGCAACGACTTTCTTCCTGCGGACGTTCATTCAATCCGGATTCACACGGAACCGCTCGACTGCTCAATGGCAGAAAACGGGACCGGAACCTTCATGGCGCTGCGCCTTCTTTACGACCGCACAACAGCTAAAGGTAGTTTGCAGGATAGATTGAAAACGCTTGGATTTTCAGATCGCCATATCCGCAGATTTCAGTTTCTCACCCAGCGTTCCGGACTGACTCTTCTTTCAGGTCCGACCGGTCACGGTAAAAGTACACTACTCAAACATATTATGGAGTGCATGGCCGAGGACAATCCGGAAAAGAACTTCCTCGCCATTGAAGATCCACCTGAATATCCGCTTGAAAGGGTAAAGCAGGTTCGGGTCAGCACCAACGAGAAAGATGAAAATCGTGGCGCGGCATATCGCAACGCAATTGCCGGAGCCATGCGTTCTGACCCGGACACCATTATGATTGGTGAAGTCCGTTATCCTGAAGCGGCTTCAGCTGCTCTCGATGCGGCTCAAACCGGACACGGAGTATGGACAACAATTCATGCAAACTCAGCGTTAGGAATCATTCAAAGAATGGTCTCTTTGCTCCGTGCTGCTCAATATCCTGATCCTCTTGAATACCTGTGTGATCACACAGTTCTGTCCGGCCTTCATCATCAAAGGCTTGTGCCGGTGCTTTGTCCGAACTGCAAGATGCCACTTAAAGAAATTACCAAACTTCCAAATGACAATAAATTACGCCTAAAATCACTGCCTGAAGCCGTGCTCAATCGGTTATTCAGAGCAGTTAACAATATGGAAAACGTCAACATCAGGGGTGAAGGTTGTAAACAATGCTCGGGTGTTGGAATTATCGGGCAGACCGTAGCATCTGAAATAGTCACCACTGACCATGTGATCCTGAAAGCGGTACGCACCGGTAATATGGAAGCGGCTTATAAACATTGGAGACATGAACAGAACGGCCAGACCTTTGTCAGCCACGCCATTGACCTAATCGAAGACGGATTGATTGATCCTTATCTGACAGAACGCAGACTTGGTGTACCGCTAAACTATGCCAAGGCTTTTGATGATTTTAACCTTTCATCTTCCGACCTTGATGAACTGGCCGGTGCAAAAAATGTGGAGGCTCCTCATGGTGCTTCCTGAAATTAACAATTTACTGGCTAAGCTTTTCTTCAAGCAGAAAGAACGGATTCGTATCTACCGAAAACTTTCTGCAATGACCAGACACGGAGTCAGCGTTGCCGAGAGTCTGACTTATTTAGAAGAAAGATATGCAAAAATTTACAGTCCGCTAACTCCCGTTCTTACGGAAGTTTCAGCAAGAATAAATTCCGGTAATAAGCTCCATGAAGCTCTGCAAGGATTCATTCCCGCAGAAGAATCTATGCTGATTCAAAGCGGAGTTAATTCCGGAAAACTTTGTGAGGCTCTGGAACTCTCAGTAAAATTAATCAAGGCCAAACTAAAAATCATAAGCAGCATGTGGAAAGCTCTCAGTTATCCATGTCTCTTAATTTGTGCGTTAATTACGCTTCTGCTCGTGCTTTCAAGATACGTCATGCCCAGACTTACCGAGATTTCAGACCCGGCACGATGGCAAGGAAGTGCGCAAACTCTTTATCAAGTAACAAAATTCATAGACTCCACAGCAGGAACTCTGTTCCTCGCCGGAGTAGTCGTATCCTTCCTCGTTTCTCTGGCAACTCTAAAAATATGGACCGGAAAAATCCGCGTCCGTTTTGATAATGTTCCGCCATGGTCCTTTTATCGTCTTATCACCGGTAGTCTCTGGCTCTTCACCCTTTCTACCATGATGGAATCGGGCATTCAGCTTTCACTTGCGATGAACGACATGCTCACCACTCCCAACTCAAGTCCTTGGCTAAAAGAGAGAATGCACTCAATCAAGGCTCAGCTCAATCTGGGTAAAGGTCTTGGGCAGGCCCTGGACGATTCAGGATACCAGTTTCCCGCCAGAACAATCATTGAAGACCTGAGGGTTTATTCAAAACTTCCGGGCTTTGACAGCCAGTTGAAACTCATTGCCGAGGAATGGCTGGATGAGGGCATGGAAACAATCAAAGTTCAGGCCAAAGTCATAAACATGGCGTGCATAATCGGCATCATTTTTATGATTTCCAACATCGTTCTCGCAATGACATCCCTTCAGCAACAACTGGGACAAAACATTCTTTAACAGGAGCAATCATGACTTTATTTGAAACACTCGGCTCACTCCTTATAGCTTTGATCGTGTTTGGCGGATCAGCCTATATGGTCAGGAAATCAATGGATAATGACAAAATATCCACGGCTGAACAAAATATCTCGACCTTTCGGCTTGATCTAAAACAGCTTTATGCCGGCGAGCCGGACTTCACCGGTATTACTACTGAAATTGCGGTGAAAAACAAAATTGTGCCTGACAGCATGCTGAAAAGTAGCGGCGAAATCCGCAATGCATGGAACGGAGCCGTAACCGTAGCGGAAGGAACAGATGCCACTACATTTACGATTACCCAGAACAAAGTTCCTGAATATGCCTGCGTAAAACTGGCAACATTTCAAGCCGGATCATGGGAAACGATCACTGTAAACGGAGTTGAAATAAACCAGGCAAGTGGAATGGTAGCAGCTATAACAAATCAGCTTGCCGACACTAATATCATCGTTTTCACCTCCAACTAGCAGAGGCATTAAATGGTTCTCAAAAGTGTATCATTCACAGATTTGATTCTTCATGAAAGCGGCGAAGCCTTCATGAAGGGGTGCGATAATTGCGACCAGAAGCTTGTTCCTTGTGAAGAAGACACCAAAAAAGAAATTCAAATGCTGCATGGGGAAGTCCTCAAAGTACATGAAGAAAGTGGCCGACACACTTTCAGAATTAAACACGAAGACATTGGTTACAGAGTTGCGCTCTATGAGGGAGTTGTCTGGGGCAGCGGGAAAGTTTTCTTCCTACGCAGAATTCAGGAAAAGGTTTCTGCCTTCACGGAACTTGGATTGCCCGAAGCTCTTTCAGAATGGCTTCTAAATTCAAACCAAAGTAAAGGGCTTGTTCTTTTTACCGGAGCGCAGGCTTCAGGAAAAACCTTCAGTGCTTCATCACTTGTGGCGACACGGCTTTCAACTCTTGGAGGCCATGCCGTCAGTTTTGAAAACCCTGCGGAAATGCCTCTGGATGGGAAACATGGAAAATTCGGATTCTGCTTTCAGGCCGAGATTGATCATGAAGAGGATCTGGCTGAAGCCATCGAACGCTCGCACCGTTTCGCCTCTCCTAACATCATTTATATAGGAGAAATCCGCAGCAAACACGCCGCCAGTGAAGCGTTGCGCGTCTGCCTCGGCTCCGATCAACAAATAGTTGTGGCCACCTTGCATGGCTTTGACCTTGTAACGGCTCTTGAAAGACTGGTCACTATGGCCCGCGAAATTGACGGAGATATTGCCAGTCAAAATCTTGCTCAAGGTCTTCTGGCTGTTGTCCATCAACAACTTGAACATATTGACGGAAAAACAGTTCTTCACGTCCCTCAGTTCCTGCTGGCTCCTTTCAATGAAAACTTCAAAGGACTCCGTGCAAAAATAAAAAACGGTGAACTGGCGGGATTACAGGAGGAAATGCGTGAACAGAGAAACCGCATTCAATTCGGAGGGCTGGAAGCATTATGCAAGGGTTAGCTGTTCTATTTTGCCTTCTCGGAGCCATCGCTCTGGCCAGTCCAGAAATGCCAACCCCGAGAAATTCACCTAAGGCTGAATCTATAGCTGTAAATTACGCAATCTATCGCAATGCGGTGAATAACTTTGTGACAAGTAATTCATCCATAACAACTGGTGAAGTTCCCGCTTCTAATCTCTCAATTCCAACCGGTTGGAAACCCATGCGTGCATGGGCCAACCGGCTGGATAGCGGGAATTGTTACGTGTGGGGAGCTGTACAGGGAAACGAATCTGAAGAAATCAGAAAAATTTTCATGGGCAGTTTTGCCATCGGAGTTAAACGAAACGGTTTTCTGGCCAACGCTCACGGAGCGGACACTGCTCTGCCGTCTTTCATTCCTGAAAACAGCATTGTCAGCGTCATCACCCAGTAGGAGATAGTTATGAAAGCTAATCGTAAAAACAAACAGGCCGGCTTCGGGCTTTTAGAAGTGTTGGCGGGACTTACTATTTTCATGCTTATGCTTCCCATGCTTACAGACCTCATGGACCGGGGCGTGGAGTCGGTCAAACAGCACAATGTCAGCTCCCATTTATCGAGCGTAATGGATGC is part of the Maridesulfovibrio ferrireducens genome and harbors:
- the trbL gene encoding P-type conjugative transfer protein TrbL, with the translated sequence MQIGKTVLYLSPALAVVMLLSFSTSSYAQEAEILSQIAVQFHSKASQWDELLTEHALVLFRLLLILDVCLLGIKIALKHTEVQDAFAEFIMLVLYAGLMLSVVIYYKDWTNQLITGLTGIAQELGAPPVTAGSIFLAGVQIFETLLDSLTVNVAKSLGIIIIAIAICITFSLIAAQVILVKCEAYIILNAGIILLGFSGSKITKDYAINFIKYAFSVSVKLFVMQLLLALSIDFITEFRNTGASFDRVLVVLGASIVILALSMSIPDIISGLINGPLASSGGYLTSSVSAVSTGVMAATQGMRGMAGGAVDAKRGVDAIREASSFADSAGMSGFGKLGHMASTGVNAMRDNLSPTKTSGVRSSVKTQHETFKMEQDSQNSKNGGKS
- a CDS encoding helix-turn-helix transcriptional regulator, encoding MLELTRKQTTKGFAEFCIKVPEASAAKLYAALKSILDLAEIPVENVNKDGEKVYSFDEVFPDHHSGDTVRGLRLREELTQKQLAEKIGAKQHHISEIENGKRSISIEMAKRLATALGTEYKVFL
- a CDS encoding cytotoxic translational repressor of toxin-antitoxin stability system, which encodes MKWTTIMTAKVRKQMGKLPKKYVKIFEALLDELTKIGPVRSSWPNYGKIKGKSESYHCHLNKGKPRYVAVWTVVDNEIKIIEVRYVGTHEKADYKRIC
- a CDS encoding type IV secretion system protein produces the protein MSDNNAESPYIAAKEEWFERYGSYIKSRNQWRTAALGLIAISILCLTGNIIQITQNKVIPYVVEVDKLGHSVAVKRADSTVNVSDRIIQAEIANLIVNWRTVTADIGLQKKMVTKMSSFVTGAARGATRSWYEANNPYERGQKTLVEVDIKGIPLPVSSESWRIEWLETIRNHSGVAMSSTKYEATLKVRISSPTTDSQIIRNPAGVYITELSWAKLLEQ
- the trbG gene encoding P-type conjugative transfer protein TrbG, which translates into the protein MNRIIFISFCLVLLTCNSVSAATETDQQGLVNKVFAQHNPAPEKDSGGNVEIAISQPAPDYISKTDVRLNSKEWKALKLSKEWINRKVNPIMHSNGKIVYVFGATLPTIICSPLMASDLEFQSGENVNDVIIGDTARWIVVVAQSGLSGRESTHLVIKPLDAGLVTTAVITTDRRTYHLKLVSRRKGYTPYVAFIYPEDQEKILKASLKKKRRKESWKSTEIEGKPTDLSALDFGYSITGDEASWKPMRVYNDGIRTFIQLPRTSTQTEIPVLLVEKAGEEAIVNYRVKGNAMIVDEIFEKAILVAGTGMDQEKVEIKRLEGSK
- a CDS encoding TcpQ domain-containing protein, whose amino-acid sequence is MRNLIILLLLTIPFTGCTAFKIMKKHVTIAEQTAPMYEEHEVEPLVEEAALKVATHYPPGRTVFHMNVSDNPFGNQFENNLRGQGFQFSPKTTDPNVLNVNQVFDAIGNSTMYYLYIQSSDGWSFGQVYNLTFEGFQKAGLLTQTPAFFEFVGDDSQQVESPLNENWSIVPGGLKNQLKRWAGRAEYQLVWKAGHDFQMQAHATFRDTFPRAVKRMFSRMHAGGNSLRVTIYQANKVIEVCED
- a CDS encoding type II secretory pathway component PulD-like protein — encoded protein: MKHFILFILIMSLCSCGGFKPSPQERSVKSRAAAMDYATKKKTVRVVHAPYLGAIPVELDEHRLPAVFARRITLHASGSASELAKQINELVPVRIEVENSGSASNEEGKQAANIMKLNYDGKLKGLLDSLCEYFGMGWEFDDLTSKVEITRFQTKSFSLAVAPGNISYESIITNKSQTSGGSADSSSIEGVGQTSKTSDSTSQTSQTNKATFVGDVWEDTSKAISTMLSKDGQVVVNQAAGMVTVTDTSTALRRVSKYIKSLNIKMGRQVALAVKVWALELNHNADAGFNLETALQAGQASLGLMGGQPYNTISGAGTLTAAILDGSWKDSKLVLRALKQNGRTTLLTSGSGIVMNNQALPVQVVKRDSYLAGMSSSRDNQSVQTSELTPGEVSTGFSMTVIPHIMNNRKAILQYNINLSSLDSLTEFSTGDMKVQLPEVSTRSFSQRVTMKCGQTLILAGFEQETNQESKGLGITSGGNSQKYGKSLIIITIEMESAGV
- the pilO2 gene encoding type 4b pilus protein PilO2 encodes the protein MHTIRIKKKQYAVGFWWQILDGKGGKKLLMEQARKVATDFSDREYNYVIARKQQFGLSSDSAKLNRIPSLACALVERSRSTWIGMFCLSDEENLWWVCAVSKKTIVAEGDQFFNSREETEAHLKSLKTMSDWEKNEFICETFGDTLKHFDGLIKPSERVQPLYPQKNNGKLLILAAAVVLTVAGFIFWNDYQADQLAEQQRIAAIKARTEAEKNKANFNSDPGKYFTMPWKISPMPLKFAEPFLKAMRNTEPFNNGWKLETITRNDKGIYMAWSHQDGAEFTNRPGNSSFGSRPDLAEINIDYPKGLIRPEQKLINKTDATAHLYELTRTLGAKLNLTWKSPEIKKKNNKFLNKPFEIIAPWIKGEWKLSGLPAGSAISDFLFIQMDSIPCLVISEISFTRNQCSMEGQIYAKY
- a CDS encoding GspE/PulE family protein, producing the protein MTNNEIPKELQERVLLLNGIIYISAEVADDAVLMSFLSYAARKGFKETKRLEAEEFQKMRKKNITKAETKSDIQDLAVQIIADAYVQGASDIHIGDYGPFASIQFRKLGMLQNYKQLMGEIGRKVIVAMYQTMSNSADTTFVAKERQDGRIVSNDFLPADVHSIRIHTEPLDCSMAENGTGTFMALRLLYDRTTAKGSLQDRLKTLGFSDRHIRRFQFLTQRSGLTLLSGPTGHGKSTLLKHIMECMAEDNPEKNFLAIEDPPEYPLERVKQVRVSTNEKDENRGAAYRNAIAGAMRSDPDTIMIGEVRYPEAASAALDAAQTGHGVWTTIHANSALGIIQRMVSLLRAAQYPDPLEYLCDHTVLSGLHHQRLVPVLCPNCKMPLKEITKLPNDNKLRLKSLPEAVLNRLFRAVNNMENVNIRGEGCKQCSGVGIIGQTVASEIVTTDHVILKAVRTGNMEAAYKHWRHEQNGQTFVSHAIDLIEDGLIDPYLTERRLGVPLNYAKAFDDFNLSSSDLDELAGAKNVEAPHGAS